The Vigna unguiculata cultivar IT97K-499-35 chromosome 6, ASM411807v1, whole genome shotgun sequence genome contains a region encoding:
- the LOC114187021 gene encoding peroxisomal membrane protein PMP22, producing the protein MGSLAKKGLNNYVKQLQENPLRTKVITAGVVSAISDIVSQKLSGIQKLQLKRLLLKVLFGAGYIGPFGHFFHLILDKIFKGKRDTKTVAKKVLIEQCTSSPWNNLLFMIYYGLVVEGQPWVNVKAKVRKDYPSVQYTAWTISPIVGWINHKFLPLHFRVVFHSVAAFFWSIFLNLRARSLALTKA; encoded by the exons ATGGGTTCTTTGGCAAAGAAGGGACTCAACAATTACGTCAAACAGCTCCAAGAAAACCCTTTGAGAACCAAG GTAATCACTGCAGGTGTAGTATCAGCGATCAGCGATATTGTGTCTCAGAAACTTTCTGGGATACAGAAACTTCAATTGAAACGTCTTCTTCTCAAAGTC CTTTTTGGAGCCGGTTATATTGGACCCTTTGGAcacttttttcatttaatactGGACAAAATATTCAAAGGAAAGAGAGATACAAAAACTGTGGCGAAGAAG GTTCTGATTGAACAATGTACATCTTCTCCTTGGAACAATTTGCTTTTCATGATTTATTACGGATTAGTTGTTGAAG GCCAACCTTGGGTGAATGTGAAAGCTAAAGTTAGGAAGGATTATCCATCAGTGCAGTACACTGCATGGACG ATCTCGCCGATTGTCGGGTGGATAAATCATAAATTCTTGCCTCTTCATTTCCGTGTTGTTTTCCACAGCGTAGCAGCATTTTTCTG gtCAATATTCTTAAATCTTCGAGCACGATCTCTGGCATTG